AAGTGTTACAAGGGTCACAGGTGTTGCAGGGGTCACAGGTGTTATTTGAAGTGCTAGAACTTGCCGGTATCACTGAGATTGCTATAGTGTCTTCAAATTCACCATCTTCAGTAATAACAGTAATCTCAGCTCCGGGCATTGCTATGGCTTCAACTAATCCATTTTCATCTATTGTTACTTTGTTAATGTCACTTGATTCCCAGAACACCACCGTATTTGTGGCATCTATTGGCTCAATCGTTACGGATAACTGCAGTGTTTGCCCCACCTTTAAAACTTGGTTACCTCCGTTGATTGCCACCCCGGTAACATGTATTACCCTTGAGAGACAACCGCTTAAAAAGAATACTATAACTAAAAAAGCAATTATTAATTTAAATGATTTCTTAATATCCATCTTTATTTAATTTTTCTCCTTAAAAATTAATTAACTCATGTGGGTTTCTCTTAAAAATATACAGATACTCTAATGTATAGGTATTATATTTAATAAATTTGGTAGAAATTTTTACTAATGCCCTCCTCTAAATTAATTCTTATTTAAAGTCTTTCCAAAGAAATTTAATTCGTTATCCTGTCATCTTACCATACTGAAATTATATTTTACTAAATAATCATATTTTATTTTTAATAAAAAATAAATTCCATAATCATAATACAACATTATTCCAGATTAAACAACATAACATAGGGGGACGGTTCTTTTGTGTCATTCACTATATTCTACGAATCATACTAAAACTTAGTCTTGTTAGTCTTTCGATTTGTCTAAGAGATAATCCTCGTTCTTTGCACTTTCTTATAATATCTTTTCTTCTTTCCTTTTCAAAATTTTGTATTTCTAAAGGACTTTTAACCTGTGAAATGCTTTTAATAAAATCTAAAGCCTCAATATCGTGAAGTCTTCCCTTTACCTCATATGATAAACAATGGTCTTTATTCTCAGTTAGATTAAACTCTTTAAACAATATTATGGCTTGTTCCTTATCTGGGGAAAACAGGCCAAGGGCAAAGTTAATATTACAAATCTTTGGTTTTCCAATATATTCACCATAGCTACTCCAGGGATAATCAGATATATTCTTTACTATTCCTGCTGGCAATGGGTTTTGATGAATATAGCGTAGAACTGTCAAAAAATAACGATCTGATTCTACTATTTCGCTTTTATACCTATCTTGAAATAAATGTCCACTGCGGGCATATTTCCAATTATACCAATATACAAAACTTGCTCCTATTCTACGAAAGGCAATTCCTAACTCTTCTTTTATTTCTTTTATCAGAAGATGAATATGATTACTCATAAGGCAATAAGCATAAATTTCATAACCACTTTTTTCTTGGTATTTTTTTAATGTTTTTAATAATTTTTGATAATCTTCATCATCTTCAAATATATTTTGTTTATTAATACTTCTTAAAATAATATGATAAATCCCTGTATTGCTTTTTACTCTTGCTTTTCTTGGCATTGTGATACCCCTGCTGGATATTTTAACACAAATCAGCTCAAAAAGAAACACAAAAGAACCGTCCCCTAGTTAAAGTTTATTGACTTCACTGGTAAAGAATGGTAATATTCTTAGTAGTTTTTTGCAATCTCCCTACTTGAATTATAATTATTATATTAATAATAAATCATTATAATATAATTTACTTAAGGATAATATTGTTTTTGTTTCCGATTTGATAGTGATAAATGGCACTGTCAAACGGTAATACAGGGAAAACTGTATTCGAGGGCATGAATTAGCCACCATGCCTCCCACTTGGAAAGGAAACGTTTCAGAAGGCTGTATTTTTGCAGCTTTTTTTTATAACGCCTTTCTAAGGCGTTTTTTTATTTCTATAACATTTCTTTAATATAACAAAAATTACTTAGGAGGGTAATATGCCAAATTATAGTGATTTTCTACCGGAATTGAAGAGCATGACCTTGTTTCAAAATATTGATGATGAGGCACTGATCTCTCTATTAGAAGTAATGAAACCTGAAATTGTCTACCGTAAAGCTGGTAAATATAGTACACTTCCAATCGATATAGACCAAGGCCTATTCTGTGTAGTCCTTAAGGGAAAATCCCTTGATCAGCTGGAACCTCGCTTAGACATGTATAACATGCCCAAGCCTAACGAACCAGGCATGATGATGGGTGAAATCCCCTGCTTATCCGAAATGAACAAGAGCCGTGCACCAAGAATTAAATTTAAAGGACCTCCCCCTGGTGGACCGAGAAATGAAATATTTGACCTATATTTACTCCGAATGAGCGGTGAAATGATCACTAAATATTATGGTAACAAATACAGCAAGGCACAGGGAATTATGTTACGTAATTTTTTAGGTATACTGGCACAAAAAGTAACTGATGTTCGTAAAGAAAAGTTAGTAGCAGTTTCCACACTTGAAGCAGAACTCGCTCCCTATCGCTTGAATGTTTTATGTGCAGGTGTATCTATGAAGTTAGTTAAAGATACTGTCGAAAAATGGAATAAATTGCATCCTGATCTACCTGCCATCTATGTTCCTGGTGGTTCTGTAGATCTCATACGAGATTGTATCAATGGAAAAGCATGTGATTTATTGATTTCTGCAGATGATACCATTATTCGTTCCATGATGATACCTGAGTATGCTGAAGGTTACCGTATCTGGGCTGGCAACAGGATGGTTGTAATTGGAGAAGATATAAACAGCGACAATTGGGAAGAAAAACTACTGGCAGAAGAGGCAACATTCAAACACAGTAATCCTTATGGTGATCCAGGTGGTTACCGTGCCGTGATGACAATGCTCTTAGCTGACAACTATAAGCCAGGTCTTACAGACAGGTTAATGAACCATCCAGGTCATATAGGGATGGAAAAAGACCCTAATCCATTCCATAATCAAAAAGAGGCAAAATATCTTTTTATGTATGGTTCAGCAGTCAAGATGTTTGGCAAGAACTACGCTGAATTACCTGAAATTATGAACCTTTCTAATCCTGCTTTAGCTGAAGAATATGCAAAAGTCAGTTTTGCAGTGGATGAAAAAAATACTGTAATTGCTACACCCATTGCACACGCTCTAGCCATCCCCAAGACTGCTTTACACAAAAACCCAGCAAAAGAATTTGCCAGGATGTTTTTGGCCATTGACAAGAAAGCTGATGGTTTTATACCCCGAAATGAAATATTTGGTGAAGATCCTATTAAATAATAAGTAAAACAATATAAAATAAGGAGTAAGATTATGAAGAAAATAAAAAAAATTAACAGTATACTAAAAAATTATACTTTATTACTTATTTTAGTAGCTATAACAATTTTCTTTTTCTTTGCCAGCTCTGTTACAGCAGAAAGAACTGTTACTATCACGGATATGAGTGGTGACACAGTAACAATAACCGGTGAAGTTAAGAGAATTGTTAACTTATGGCCAGCGGGTACTTCCTCATTTTTTGTGATGGGAGCTGGGGAACTAATTGTTGGATTAGCCGTTAACAACCCGGGAACAATGAACTCCTGGACCCAACTATTTTACCCTGATTGTGTTAATATTCCGGCTCTGGGAGGGATAACTCCTTCCATTGAAAACCTTATTAATCTGGAACCGGATTTAGTTATCATTCATCCAACCACTGCTGCAAGTGGTCTTGCCCAACAGATCCGGGATGTAGGAATTCCTGCTATTAATATTAACTTTAGTGACTATGCTACCATGATACAGGCCTATACTATTCTCGGCGAAGTCCTCGGAGGAGAATATCAGGATAAATTAAACCATTGGTGCTCTGCTGTTGAAATTAAGCTGGAAAAAGTAAGAGAAGTTACTTCCGGTATTTCAGAAAACAATCGTCCGGTTGTATATTACATTGCTGGACAAACATCCAGCGTAAACACTACTATGGCTGCTGGAAGTATCATTTCTGACTGGATTGGATCTGCAGGTGGTAATAATGCAGCTGAGGTAATGAAACTAAGTTCTGGAGAAGTTACTCCTGAAGCAATTTGGGATTTAAATCCAGATCTAATAATATGTGCGGGTGTTTATCAACATGTAAATAAAAATGCTTTGGAAAATACTGATGGCTGGAAAGATTTAAAGGCTTTATCTAATAACAGACTATACACCAATCCTTATGGTTGTTTTAACTGGGATCGCTTTGGTCTGGAAAGTCAACTACAAATCCACTATGCCCTGATGTGCATTCAACCTGAAATAGCAAAGGAAAATGGCATTACCAGAGAATCTATGATAAATGAAATTATTGACTTCTATAAGCATTACACTAATTTTGAATTGAACCAAACACAGGCTGAGTATATGCTTGACGGACTTCGTCCAGATGGTTCAGCAGAATTTCCGGTACAGTAAATAAATCATTAAATTTATATAAATGAAAAAAATAAAACAAAATAGAAACAATCTCTCCATTTTAAATGGAGAGATTGTTTTAGAAAAGAAAAATATATTTGATATTTTCAGATATCATGGCATTTTTTTGTTTTCACTTGCTTTATTATTTATCGTTTTAGGAATATCACTGGCAATAGGGCAATATACTGTGCCTTTTAGAGACACTTTCCGGATTGTTTTTTCAAAAATTTTCACTATGGACAACAATTGGGATAACATTCAAGAAGCTGTAGTCATGAATCTACGTTTGCCAAGAACAATTGCTGCCATTATTATTGGAGCAGCGTTAGCGCTTTCAGGTGCTACTTATCAGAGTATTTTTAAAAATCCAATGGTATCCCCTGATCTGTTAGGTGTATCAGCTGGTGCGTCTGTAGGTGCTGCCACAGCTATCCTTTTAAGTCAGGATAGTGCTATGATTCAACTTAGTGCATTTGCCGGAGGTTTGATTGCTGTAGCTATAACTGTAACCATACCTCGACTGATCCGAAATCAATCTACTATTGTGTTAGTATTATCAGGTATAGTTATTGGCAGCTTGATGTCTTCTATAATGAATATTATAAAATTTGTAGCAGATACAGACACCCAGTTAGCTGAAATTACTTATTGGATGATGGGTTCTTTTGCTAAAGTGTCTTTTAATGCAATGATCCCTATACTGCCTACAATTTTGCTGCCCATGATTATAATCCTTCTTTTAAGATACAGGCTTAATGTACTATCCCTGGGTGATAATGAAGCGAAAACGCTTGGCATTAATCTAAGTACAACTCGAGGAATATTTATTCTATCTTCCACTCTAATCACAGCAAGCTCTGTTTGCTTATCAGGTACAATTGGATGGGTTGGTTTGGTTATTCCCCATACCGCCCGAATGATTATTGGCTCTGATAACAAAAGAATGCTTCCCATAGCTATGATCTTCGGAGGGATTTTTATGCTAACCATAGATATATTTT
This Atribacterota bacterium DNA region includes the following protein-coding sequences:
- a CDS encoding iron ABC transporter permease; its protein translation is MKKIKQNRNNLSILNGEIVLEKKNIFDIFRYHGIFLFSLALLFIVLGISLAIGQYTVPFRDTFRIVFSKIFTMDNNWDNIQEAVVMNLRLPRTIAAIIIGAALALSGATYQSIFKNPMVSPDLLGVSAGASVGAATAILLSQDSAMIQLSAFAGGLIAVAITVTIPRLIRNQSTIVLVLSGIVIGSLMSSIMNIIKFVADTDTQLAEITYWMMGSFAKVSFNAMIPILPTILLPMIIILLLRYRLNVLSLGDNEAKTLGINLSTTRGIFILSSTLITASSVCLSGTIGWVGLVIPHTARMIIGSDNKRMLPIAMIFGGIFMLTIDIFCRTLTSAELMLGILTGVIGAPFFIFILFKQRRQMQ
- a CDS encoding ABC transporter substrate-binding protein produces the protein MKKIKKINSILKNYTLLLILVAITIFFFFASSVTAERTVTITDMSGDTVTITGEVKRIVNLWPAGTSSFFVMGAGELIVGLAVNNPGTMNSWTQLFYPDCVNIPALGGITPSIENLINLEPDLVIIHPTTAASGLAQQIRDVGIPAININFSDYATMIQAYTILGEVLGGEYQDKLNHWCSAVEIKLEKVREVTSGISENNRPVVYYIAGQTSSVNTTMAAGSIISDWIGSAGGNNAAEVMKLSSGEVTPEAIWDLNPDLIICAGVYQHVNKNALENTDGWKDLKALSNNRLYTNPYGCFNWDRFGLESQLQIHYALMCIQPEIAKENGITRESMINEIIDFYKHYTNFELNQTQAEYMLDGLRPDGSAEFPVQ
- a CDS encoding substrate-binding domain-containing protein, with the translated sequence MPNYSDFLPELKSMTLFQNIDDEALISLLEVMKPEIVYRKAGKYSTLPIDIDQGLFCVVLKGKSLDQLEPRLDMYNMPKPNEPGMMMGEIPCLSEMNKSRAPRIKFKGPPPGGPRNEIFDLYLLRMSGEMITKYYGNKYSKAQGIMLRNFLGILAQKVTDVRKEKLVAVSTLEAELAPYRLNVLCAGVSMKLVKDTVEKWNKLHPDLPAIYVPGGSVDLIRDCINGKACDLLISADDTIIRSMMIPEYAEGYRIWAGNRMVVIGEDINSDNWEEKLLAEEATFKHSNPYGDPGGYRAVMTMLLADNYKPGLTDRLMNHPGHIGMEKDPNPFHNQKEAKYLFMYGSAVKMFGKNYAELPEIMNLSNPALAEEYAKVSFAVDEKNTVIATPIAHALAIPKTALHKNPAKEFARMFLAIDKKADGFIPRNEIFGEDPIK
- a CDS encoding transposase produces the protein MPRKARVKSNTGIYHIILRSINKQNIFEDDEDYQKLLKTLKKYQEKSGYEIYAYCLMSNHIHLLIKEIKEELGIAFRRIGASFVYWYNWKYARSGHLFQDRYKSEIVESDRYFLTVLRYIHQNPLPAGIVKNISDYPWSSYGEYIGKPKICNINFALGLFSPDKEQAIILFKEFNLTENKDHCLSYEVKGRLHDIEALDFIKSISQVKSPLEIQNFEKERRKDIIRKCKERGLSLRQIERLTRLSFSMIRRI